The following DNA comes from Microbacterium foliorum.
TCTTCCGCCACAGGGCGAGTAGTCCGTGAGCGTTCGCGATCTCGCCGACTATCCGTGGGACGCGGTCGTTCCCTACCGCCAGCGCGCCGCCCTGCATCCGCGGGGCATAGTCGACCTGTCCGTCGGTTCGCCGGTCGACCCGACGCCCGAACTGATCCGCAGAGCGCTGTCCGACGCGACGGACGCGCACGCATACCCGCAGACCGTCGGCACGCCCGCTCTGCGTGAGGCGATCATCGCGTGGTACGCCCGCCGCAGGCGAGTGGCCGACCTCACGGTCGACAATGTCCTGCCCACGATCGGCTCGAAGGAGCTCGTGGCCCTGCTGCCGACCCTGCTGGGTCTCGGCGCCGGTGACATCGTCGTGCATCCGCGGATCGCGTACCCGACCTACGAGGTGGGTGCCCGCGTCGTCGGGGCCACACCGCTGCCTTCCGACGATCCTGCCGACTGGCCTCAGGGCACCAAGCTCATCTGGATCAACACACCGGGCAACCCCGACGGCCGCACCTGGACGGTGGAGGAGCTGTCAGCCGCGGTGCTGCGGGCCCGTGAGTTGGGGGCCGTGCTCGCGAGTGACGAGTGCTACGCCGAGCTCGGGTGGGAGGGCCAGTGGGCGACCGAGTCGATCCCCTCGATCCTCGACCCGCGCGTCACGGGCGGCAGCAGGGCGAACCTGCTCAGCGTCTATTCGCTGAGCAAGCAGTCGAATCTCGCAGGCTACCGGGCGGCCTTCGTCGCGGGGTGCGCGCGCATCGTCGGCGAGTTGCTCACCGCGCGCAAGCACCTGGGGCTGATGCCGCCGGAGCCGGTGCAGCACGCGATGGCTTTGGCCCTGGGCGACGATGAGCACGTCGCGGTCCAGAAGGAGCTCTACCGTGCGCGGCGCGACATGCTGCGACCGGCGCTCGAAGCCGCGGGGTTCCGGATCGACGGCTCGGAAGCAGGTCTCTACCTGTGGGCGACCGAGGGGCAGGATGCCTGGGCGAGCATCGAGAGGCTGGCCGATCTCGGCATCCTCGCGGGCCCCGGCCCGTTCTACGGTGCCTCCTCGAGTCAGCACGTACGGCTGGCGCTGACGGCACCTTCCGAACGGATCGCCGAGGGCGCGCGGCGCCTGCGCGAACAGGCCGTGTAGGTTCTCGCCTCAGACCGATGGTTCTTTTGTCGGTTGTCACAGTAGGCCTGTGCGCCTACTAGGCTGTAAAGGCGATTCGGTCATGTATCGATGATCTCGAACAGACCTGGTGCACAGCGCCGTGACATCGCCACATCCGACTTGATGAAGATCCATGAGGAGGCCCGCGTGAGCGCAGCGGCAGAGCAGCAGGCGACAGCGAAGCTGACGATCGGCGATACGACCGCTGAGTTCCCACTCGTGCGAGGCACGGCGGGCAATGACAGCATCGACTTCTCGACGCTGACGCGACAGACCGGCTACACGGGGCTCGACTACGGTTTCGTCAACACCGCATCGACCAAGTCCGCGATCACATTCATCGACGGAGACAAGGGCATCCTGCGCTACCGCGGATATCCGATCGAGCAGCTCGCCGGATCGACGAGCTACCTCGAGGTCGCATGGCTCCTCATCTACGGCGAGCTGCCCTCCGCCGCCGAGCTCGCCGAGTTCGACGAGAAGATCCGTCGGCACACGCTGCTGCACGAAGACCTGAAGCGCTTCTTCTCGGCCCTTCCGCACACCGCGCACCCGATGTCGGTGCTGTCGTCGGCCGTCGCCGCGCTCTCGACCTACTACGAGGGCCAGACCGACCCGCACAACCCCGAGCACGTCGAGCTGAACATGATCCGGATGCTGGCGAAGCTGCCGGTCATCGCCGCCTACGCGCACAAGAAGAGCGTCGGCCAGGCGTTCCTCTACCCCGACAACTCCCTCGGCTTCGTCGAGAACTTCCTCAAGCTCAACTTCGGCGTGCATTCCGAGGAGTACGAGGTCAACCCGGTCATGTCGAAGGCTCTCGAGCTGCTGCTCATCCTGCACGAAGACCACGAGCAGAACGCGTCGACCTCGACCGTGCGTCTCGTCGGCTCGACCGGCGCCAATCAGTTCGCGTCGATCTCCGCGGGCATCCAGGCCCTTTCCGGGCCGCTGCACGGTGGTGCGAACGAGGCCGTCCTCACCATGCTCGGGCAGATCCGTGACTCGGGTCAGAGCGTCTCTCGCTTCGTCGAGCGGGTGAAGAACAAAGAAGAGGGCGTCAAGCTCATGGGCTTCGGGCACCGGGTCTACAAGAACTACGACCCCCGCGCCAAGCTCGTCAAGGAGGCCGCGGGTGAGGTGCTCGCCGAACTCGGCGTCACCGACCCGCTGCTCGACCTCGCTCAGGAGCTCGAAGAGCTCGCTCTCGCTGACGACTACTTCAAGGAGCGTCGTCTCTACCCGAACGTCGACTTCTACACCGGCGTCATCTACAAGGCGATGGGCTTCCCGACGCGCATGTTCACCGTGCTGTTCGCGATCGGTCGTCTGCCCGGGTGGCTCGCGCAGTGGCGTGAGCTGCAGCTCGACCCGCAGACCAAGATCGGCCGCCCGCAGCAGCTCTACACGGGATCTCCCGAG
Coding sequences within:
- the dapC gene encoding succinyldiaminopimelate transaminase translates to MSVRDLADYPWDAVVPYRQRAALHPRGIVDLSVGSPVDPTPELIRRALSDATDAHAYPQTVGTPALREAIIAWYARRRRVADLTVDNVLPTIGSKELVALLPTLLGLGAGDIVVHPRIAYPTYEVGARVVGATPLPSDDPADWPQGTKLIWINTPGNPDGRTWTVEELSAAVLRARELGAVLASDECYAELGWEGQWATESIPSILDPRVTGGSRANLLSVYSLSKQSNLAGYRAAFVAGCARIVGELLTARKHLGLMPPEPVQHAMALALGDDEHVAVQKELYRARRDMLRPALEAAGFRIDGSEAGLYLWATEGQDAWASIERLADLGILAGPGPFYGASSSQHVRLALTAPSERIAEGARRLREQAV
- a CDS encoding citrate synthase, which codes for MKIHEEARVSAAAEQQATAKLTIGDTTAEFPLVRGTAGNDSIDFSTLTRQTGYTGLDYGFVNTASTKSAITFIDGDKGILRYRGYPIEQLAGSTSYLEVAWLLIYGELPSAAELAEFDEKIRRHTLLHEDLKRFFSALPHTAHPMSVLSSAVAALSTYYEGQTDPHNPEHVELNMIRMLAKLPVIAAYAHKKSVGQAFLYPDNSLGFVENFLKLNFGVHSEEYEVNPVMSKALELLLILHEDHEQNASTSTVRLVGSTGANQFASISAGIQALSGPLHGGANEAVLTMLGQIRDSGQSVSRFVERVKNKEEGVKLMGFGHRVYKNYDPRAKLVKEAAGEVLAELGVTDPLLDLAQELEELALADDYFKERRLYPNVDFYTGVIYKAMGFPTRMFTVLFAIGRLPGWLAQWRELQLDPQTKIGRPQQLYTGSPERTFQTR